The following are encoded in a window of Pyrenophora tritici-repentis strain M4 chromosome 6, whole genome shotgun sequence genomic DNA:
- a CDS encoding AbfA, Alpha-L-arabinofuranosidase, with amino-acid sequence MATFTKIEESETPSITIHPAHQIAKINDNVYGGFTEHMGRCIYGGIYDPGNSLSDDRGFRKDVIEAFKELNVPVVRYPGGNFVATYHWLDGVGPKENRPKRPELAWIGIEPNTFGTDEFMQWCEEVGTEPYLCLNFGTGTLDEALGWLEYCNSDRDTYYANLRRKNGREKPYNVKYWALGNECYGPWQVEQMTKEDYAKKAYQWAKALKLLDPTITTILCGETGYSSWDYYVLNQCVKWDVHGLSGDNTKSLIDMHSIHIYTADKEHLANATAPRAAERAIQMASSLIDLARIENKVPETVPKQLICFDEWNVWDPVRAPGEDGAEEKYTLSDALAVSIFLNGFIRQAKDVGMATVAQSVNVISPLMTTKTGLVKQTSWWPLLLFSKYMRGHTLALNVRAPEYTGRTKPSWIRGTIETPFLDCSAALSDDGWINLAVTNVHESKGFEVEIAGLKADKVEVHTVTGENVDVVNTDGVQNVGIKESSWDGKGKFMFGKHSFTLLRWKA; translated from the exons ATGGCGACCTTTACTAAGATCGAGGAGAGCGAAACGCCTTCCATCACCATTCACCCCGCACATCAGATCGCTAAGATCAATGACAACGTATACGGTGGCTTTACCGA GCACATGGGCCGCTGCATCTACGGCGGCATTTACGATCCCGGCAACTCATTGTCAGACGATAGAGGCTTCCGAAAGGACGTCATTGAGGCTTTCAAGGAGCTCAATGTACCTGTAGTGCGCTACCCTGGCGGCAACTTTGTGGCAACGTACCATTGGCTTGACGGTGTTGGGCCCAAAGAGAACAGGCCAAAGAG GCCTGAGCTTGCATGGATCGGCATCGAGCCCAACACTTTTGGTACAGACGAGTTCATGCAGTGGTGTGAGGAAGTTGGAACAGAGCCTTACCTTTGTCTCAACTTTGGTACTGGTACACTGGATGAAG CGCTTGGATGGCTCGAGTATTGCAACTCAGACCGCGACACCTACTACGCCAACCTCCGACGCAAGAATGGCCGTGAGAAGCCATACAAT GTCAAATACTGGGCCCTCGGCAACGAGTGCTACGGCCCCTGGCAGGTTGAGCAAATGACCAAAGAAGACTACGCAAAAAAAGCGTATCAATGGGCCAAAGCCCTCAAACTCCTGGACcccaccatcaccaccatccTGTGTGGAGAAACCGGTTACTCATCCTGGGACTACTACGTCCTCAACCAATGCGTAAAATGGGACGTCCACGGCCTCAGCGGCGACAACACAAAGAGCCTTATCGACATGCACTCGATCCACATCTACACAGCCGACAAGGAGCACCTCGCCAACGCCACGGCCCCACGCGCCGCCGAACGCGCCATCCAAATGGCATCCAGCCTGATTGACCTCGCCCGCATCGAAAACAAAGTCCCCGAAACCGTGCCTAAGCAGCTCATCTGCTTCGACGAGTGGAACGTCTGGGACCCCGTGCGTGCGCCAGGAGAAGACGGCGCAGAGGAAAAATACACCCTCTCAGACGCCCTCGCCGTCTCCATCTTCCTCAACGGCTTCATCCGCCAGGCCAAGGACGTGGGCATGGCCACGGTCGCGCAGAGCGTAAATGTCATTTCGCCCCTCATGACGACCAAGACGGGCCTCGTCAAACAGACGTCTTGGTGgccgctgctgctgtttTCAAAGTATATGCGTGGTCATACGCTTGCGCTAAACGTGCGGGCGCCGGAATACACGGGTCGCACCAAGCCGAGCTGGATCCGGGGCACGATTGAGACGCCGTTCTTGGACTGTAGTGCTGCGCTTAGTGACGATGGATGGATTAATCTGGCTGTTACGAATGTGCATGAGTCCAAGGGGTTTGAGGTTGAGATTGCGGGGCTCAAGGCGGATAAGGTCGAGGTGCATACCGTGACGGGGGAGAATGTGGATGTGGTGAATACGGATGGGGTGCAGAATGTGGGTATCAAGGAGAGTAGCTGGGATGGAAAGGGTAAGTTTATGTTTGGGAAACATTCGTTTACGCTGTTGAGGTGGAAGGCTTGA